In the Opitutia bacterium genome, one interval contains:
- a CDS encoding triose-phosphate isomerase, whose translation MSSPTQSPIQIRKKLIAGNWKMNKTAADGATLTKEIAEQVGRETAVDIVVCPPFTALESVRHALEGQAVKLGAQNMHAEKNGAFTGEISAEMLRAHYVTHVILGHSERRQYFGETDALVNKKVLAALANELRPILCVGETLAEREGNKTLEVVKTQTEAALAGVKPEQITSVVIAYEPVWAIGTGKVATTAQAQEVHAFIRSLLTGLYGAALAAKVRILYGGSMKPSNAPELLAQPDIDGGLIGGASLEAKSFVELVKAAMAAQ comes from the coding sequence ATGTCCTCCCCGACCCAATCCCCGATTCAAATCCGCAAGAAGCTCATCGCCGGCAACTGGAAGATGAACAAAACCGCCGCCGACGGCGCCACGCTCACGAAGGAAATCGCCGAGCAGGTCGGTCGCGAGACCGCGGTCGACATCGTCGTGTGCCCGCCGTTCACCGCGTTGGAAAGCGTCCGCCACGCGCTTGAAGGTCAGGCGGTCAAGCTCGGCGCGCAGAACATGCACGCGGAGAAGAACGGTGCGTTCACGGGTGAGATCTCCGCCGAGATGCTCCGCGCGCACTACGTCACGCACGTGATCCTCGGCCACTCGGAGCGCCGCCAGTATTTCGGCGAAACTGACGCGTTGGTGAACAAGAAGGTCCTCGCCGCGCTCGCCAACGAGCTGCGCCCGATCCTCTGCGTCGGCGAAACCCTCGCCGAGCGCGAAGGCAACAAGACTCTCGAAGTCGTCAAGACGCAGACCGAGGCCGCTCTTGCGGGCGTGAAGCCCGAGCAGATCACGTCCGTCGTTATCGCCTACGAGCCCGTCTGGGCGATCGGCACCGGCAAGGTGGCCACGACCGCGCAGGCCCAGGAAGTCCACGCTTTCATCCGCAGCCTGCTCACCGGCCTCTACGGCGCGGCGCTGGCGGCGAAGGTCCGCATCCTCTACGGCGGTTCGATGAAGCCATCGAATGCCCCGGAGCTGCTCGCGCAACCCGACATCGATGGCGGGCTCATCGGCGGCGCCTCGCTCGAGGCGAAGTCGTTCGTCGAGCTCGTCAAAGCGGCGATGGCGGCTCAGTAA
- the pgk gene encoding phosphoglycerate kinase, with translation MAKFKSIRDLQLAGKRVLMRVDFNVPQDKATGAITNNARIVAALPTIKFALEQGASVVLMSHLGRPDGQRIAKFSLKPVAVELEKLLGKPVKFLDDCVGATVEAACAKLAPGEVVLLENLRFHIEEETKVKLEDGSKKAADKTAIAAFCASLSKLGDVYVNDAFGTAHRAHSSMVGVALKDKAAGFLMEAELKAFNKVLDNPDRPLLAILGGAKIADKIPLINNLLDKANKVIIGGGMAYTFLQVNRGMKIGASLFDPEGAKIVAELEAKAKAKGVELIFPVDFICADKFAPDAATQPATLESGIPDGWMGLDAGPKSIELYRQAILASKTIVWNGPSGVFEFDAFAGSTKAMAEAIIDVTAKGATTVVGGGDTATAAKKFGAAKKVTHCSTGGGASLEFLEGKVLPGVAFLEA, from the coding sequence ATGGCCAAATTCAAATCGATCCGTGATCTGCAACTCGCCGGCAAGCGCGTCCTCATGCGCGTGGACTTCAACGTCCCGCAGGACAAGGCCACCGGCGCCATCACCAACAACGCCCGCATCGTTGCGGCGCTGCCGACGATCAAGTTCGCGCTCGAGCAGGGCGCTTCGGTCGTCCTCATGTCGCACCTCGGCCGTCCCGATGGCCAGCGCATTGCCAAGTTCTCGCTCAAGCCCGTCGCGGTCGAGTTGGAGAAACTCCTCGGCAAGCCCGTGAAGTTCCTCGACGACTGCGTCGGCGCCACCGTCGAAGCCGCGTGCGCCAAGCTCGCGCCCGGCGAAGTCGTGCTGCTCGAGAACCTGCGCTTCCACATCGAGGAAGAGACGAAGGTGAAGCTCGAAGACGGCTCCAAGAAAGCCGCCGACAAGACCGCCATCGCCGCCTTCTGCGCCAGCCTCTCCAAGCTCGGCGACGTCTACGTCAACGACGCCTTCGGCACCGCCCACCGCGCGCACAGCTCGATGGTCGGCGTCGCCCTCAAGGACAAGGCGGCCGGTTTCCTCATGGAAGCCGAGCTCAAGGCCTTCAACAAGGTCCTCGATAATCCCGACCGCCCGCTGCTCGCCATCCTCGGCGGCGCGAAGATCGCGGACAAGATTCCCCTCATCAACAACCTCCTCGACAAGGCCAACAAGGTCATCATCGGCGGCGGCATGGCCTACACCTTCCTCCAGGTGAACCGCGGCATGAAGATCGGCGCGTCGCTCTTCGATCCCGAGGGCGCCAAGATCGTCGCCGAACTCGAAGCCAAGGCGAAGGCCAAGGGCGTGGAACTCATCTTCCCCGTCGACTTCATCTGCGCCGACAAGTTCGCCCCCGACGCAGCCACGCAACCGGCCACGCTCGAGAGCGGCATTCCCGACGGCTGGATGGGTCTCGATGCCGGCCCGAAGTCCATCGAACTCTACCGCCAGGCGATTCTCGCCTCGAAGACCATCGTCTGGAACGGCCCGTCCGGCGTGTTCGAGTTCGATGCCTTCGCCGGCTCCACCAAGGCGATGGCCGAAGCCATCATCGATGTCACGGCCAAGGGCGCCACGACGGTCGTCGGCGGCGGCGACACCGCCACCGCGGCGAAGAAATTCGGCGCGGCCAAGAAGGTCACGCACTGCTCCACCGGCGGCGGCGCCAGCCTCGAGTTTCTCGAAGGCAAGGTCCTCCCCGGCGTCGCGTTCCTCGAGGCGTAA